A window of Sorex araneus isolate mSorAra2 chromosome 3, mSorAra2.pri, whole genome shotgun sequence genomic DNA:
CTTTGCAGCATTCTACTTTGAAAGGAACTTCAAGGCACACAGCAGTAAAGAGTCCCGGCGGACACCACAACAGTGGAGAATTCTCCAGGCCCCACACTGAGCCGGTATCACCAGGATTccctagatggagcaggtgcagtctccccaccttctccagctcatcccggcgaccatgagcttctataaacatggctctggtatgtgggtatcaggactatttctccaacctttcctgatatgcaaagtgagcaatgggaaataaatgatctagtgtctgcccctggaagtcaggcttgaatggtggtgagaatatccgagcaaaatataatgccccaaactagagagcaTTATTATCtgggcaattgtctgccatagaggcagggtaaggactgggatggaagtggaggggataatggagatattggtggtggaaaatttgcactggtggagggatgggtgatcgatcattgtatagctgaatatcaaacatgaaagctttgtaactgtatctcacggtggctcaataaaaatttttttttaaataaagaaatttcaagTCTCCTGGCCTCCCTTATGGATTTAGATTACTGCCCTATAGAATTGCATGagacaaaattttatatatctattcTCTCTATACAACCTATTGCCTCCCCCATTTCTTTAGAACCCTTACAAATACATCTTATAATTTTGTTAGCAGTAGTGAAAATAATTTCAACATCATCCACAATTGCAAAAGCTATACACCAGCATCATTTTTTGAAGAAAGGCATGTTCTGACTTAAATGAGCTGAAATGAAGGattctttcatgttttaaaaCAGGATGCTGTGaaggagttaaaaaaataataaaataaaataaaatgtttctcagTTGACCCTCCTCTACCACTGAGACTATTTTCTACTCCTTTAACTACAATGTCTACTTTATTTGGTTAATTCTAATAAGTTTCTTATTGCTTTCTAGGTAGCCCACTTTTCTGACATATGAATTTTCAATTCCTCCTGCCTCTTAACTTGGGTAGAAATCCAAATTTCAGTGGCTTCTACCTCTCAGTCTCGGCTACAGTCCTTCCATCTATTTAACCATATCAGCTGTGATCTGTGAGGGTTTATGAAATCTCTCCTTCACCTGCGATAAGACTCTGTTCTTTCTGCAATCCTCCCTAGGCATAGACTCAAAATTCATCTCTTCATgtcttccattaatttttttggtgttaAAAAgtttcctgatttcttttttcctatataagatttattttattttaattgaatctcagtgagatacacagctacaaagttgttcatgttgggTTTCATTTACATTTCATATTACATGGTACATTAcatttcatacaatgttccaacaccagtcctttcaacagtgtacatttctccactaccaatgtccccagtttcctttccatccctcccccactccccaccctctgtctctctctgtctctctctgtctctgtctctgtctctctctgtctctctctctctctttccttttgggcctgtggtttgcaatacagataacaaaaggttatcaggtatagtcctttatctactttcaacactcagtttctgtccaaAATGATTATTCacatctattattgtcatactggtcccctctctattctaactgccctttgcccccaggCACCCTATGGCAAGCGTCCAACCTCTGACTAGtcatcctggcccctgttttccctggccttggatagtAGTATCATActacatatattatattttaatatacatttaatatgtattatatcccacaaatgaatgcagtcattttatatctgtccttctccttctcactcatttcactcagttaTATAAGCTTTATTCCTCGAACAATAGCCTACCTTACTCCACCCAAATATTAATACTACCGGTGTCTTCAGCCTGGATCATGACCCAGGCTACTTCATGGCTGTGGCCTTTTAGAGTTGGTGGCATGTTCTTTTTGGCCTGGAATATCCTTTTCACTATTCAtacttttcttttcatgtttacAACTGAAATATACATCAATTAGCCAAGGTGTTCAACTAGGAGATATTTAGCAATATCTAGTGACATTTTTGGTGGtcacagtttgtgtgtgtgtgtgtgtgtgtgtgtgtgtgtgtgtgtggtgggggtgttACTGACCTCTACTGATTGAATAGCAGGATATGTTAAACCTACAGTGATCCAAACAGTTCTTACAACAGAGAACTATTCAGCCCAAAATATCCTTAGTATTAAGGTTGAAAACCTTAACTTGAAATGACATAAGGAGGCCTCAATGTCTGTGTGCCCCTTGTAGCTGAGGTTAATGACACCAAATTCTaagaaggaaaagcagaaaagaaaactatGTAAGAACTCAGGCAAAGGCCAGGATTCCAGCACTCCTGGGGATTCCTCATTAAAAAGCATCCAGAAAGAATTCTGATTTCACTACACGTATTTGCCCTTTGCAGTCTGTGTTACTTAACATGTGACATCTGTCTCCTGACAGGTATAGAAactgaatttagaaataaatgtataagaaaaaaatccaagattTATTTAATGaggtaaaatagtttttattggaaaatttaaagacatgaggaagaggagaaggagaaggaggaagaaagagagagagagacagagagagagaaagagggagagagaagtgagagagagagagagagagagagagagagagagagagagagagaaatgttccagagaaaacacaggcttctctagagtggaaaaaggTCAGAAAAAGgaagatttaaagaaaaacttcATAAATAACTAAATAGTTGGTACATTGATAAGacagaatgtaaaatgatcaGACAACGAAGGTTGGCCAACAAAGCAACAGTGTGGCGGCATGGCCaatggagagaaggggagaaatgtCCACTGCTTCCCTTGctgaagaaagggagggagctGTGAGTGGTGTGGTGTAAGAGGAGGGGAGATGCATTTACTGTTGCACTTACTATTGTGGTAGTTCATTTCAGCACAGTACTTGTCCCCACGCGCAAACTTGCCAGACCAGGTCCTGTACAAATACATGGCCCCATCGATCCACTTCCACTGCTGCCTCTGTAACGACAGGAGACGGATGGCACTGACAGACCAGTTGGCGACTGATCCACTGCTCTTTGCCCAGGTGGTTCCCTCAGACCCtttcaaaaagtaattttaatggaaaatttggGAAAACAAGGAAGTATgtagcaaagaaaaaatagaaaaacatcccATTTAGCCCTAAGAGAAAACATTACCAATACTTTGGCATATTTGCTTCTGGTGTCTGTCACAATATGTACTGAAAATGTgttgcttttaaatatatatatacatatatatgtatatatgtaaatttgtatATAACTTTGCAAGTATTTCTCAAATGGTAAAGATGTTCCATGATTGACTATATTATTAATCTATATTATTTCCAATTACCACCTATTATAAAGAAAACCGATATAGCAACAACTTTGTTTATAGATATATTCctacttaaaatagtttttaagatAGAAAATTGTAACTAATTGTCAAAAATATAGGAAGACTTTGAAATGTTGCCAAAGTATTTTCCAAAAGAAGTTCAGTAATAGGGATTTACATTTCTACCTAATTAAATTTTGCTTATATCCATTTTTAGGGAGAGAGGGTTTCCCACGTGGCCCTAAGGGGGACGTGGGtccccaccagtgattctcagccagtcAGAGAGCAGGTCAATGTGAAGCACCGAGCATGAcaagtgcaggggtggggcgaggTGGGTGCCTTCAGTCTGCACTCGTGGATCCCAGGGAGACCATATGacaccaggaatggaacccaggtctggaATGAGCACTGCTATACTGTCTCCTGGCCTTATTTGAATTCTTAAAATTATTACTCATTAAAATAGACAAAAGCTTAGTAATTTGAtgagcaaaataatttaatttactgtattttttaaaagtctagtaTATTAATTAACAATTCACTATCCTCAGATCTGAATGCAAAGATACAATATTACTGAACTATCTCATGAAAATGTATGTGAATTACTATTCTGTCTCTAAATGAAAATTCTGATTTATGGGAATACAAACAcataagaaagtaaaaataattaaataagatatatataaCGTCTACAGATGTTACAGTAAACAGAAAGTTTGGGAGTTCTCTCCTTGTATTTGTTTGGGTAAAGTATAGAAACCCCATGAAAAGAAATCTGCAAACTCTAGATTCCCGCATGTAAGAACTGAGCCACCAGCCTAAAGACCCCTGTGCCATTCCTCACAATGacagactaaaaaaaaaagtgggggaaagaTCCCATGGAAAAAGTGAAATGcgatataaaaagtaaataattgtaGAAAAAAATAGCTGAAAGTTTAGTCAAGCTCAATCTTATCTCAAGTCtctgtgtgctgggagctgctCCCAGCAGAGCTTAGGGGGTCGTACAGTACAACCGACAGAACCGGTCTCCTGAAAATGAAATATGTGCTTAGCCACTGATCTACCCCTAGGGTACCTACATTTCTTTATTAATTGTTATCTCGAGtatccataatatatatataacatatacagtTTAATATTACTAAACAATATTAATGTACGCATTGATCATTTGTAGATCAGTGACTATAAGACACTGCGGTAagtgtatttttctctttcttgtgtcttccttccttccattttctctaGGTTACTTTATTGTAAAGTTCCTGATCAACAGCAATCATGGAGTACTCAAGTTTTTCAAGGGTCAACTGTTACatctatatatacatgcatatatacatatatatgcaaactaTATAGATGTAGTTTGCACAGATCTTAAAGATTCTGAAAAGTCGTTGAGTTTGTGTTTGAAGATTTAGGAGCCCTTAACTGGCTAGAAGGTCATTATAAACGTAGCCCTGATCAGTAGCCTAGAGGTGTTCTCAAACATGGGCTCAATCTCTTGCTCTCTCGGGGGTAAATTGCTATCCAAGTCTCAGGTCACCTTCTGTGGGTCATGCAGGCCGATCCAGACAGACTTGACTTTTTGATAGCCAGCTATGTATCCTGCTATAGTGCTGGCTTCCTTTGCACTCAGAACAGATGCCAGGTGGGCTCCGTTTCCATGTGATTGGCACTCGAGctgcaggaaggcagggagaaGTCATATTAATCATGAACTGAAGTTGAAGGCACAACCCGCCCCCAGGATTCCACAACACCTGGTCCATGGTCACACGCAGTCCCTCCTCCTCTGGATGTGATCTGAACCCTCAGAAAGTGTTGCCCACATAGGAGAAACAATTACTCAAATATCAGGCTCCGAGGAAGAAGGAGTGCAGGTTAAGGCATATGCTTGCGCTCTGGAAAAGGGGCTTAGGGTCCTAGTTTCTCATTAGTTTATGAGGCCTTGATAAGTCACTTCACCTCCTGAGGCTGTTTTCTTATCTCTACAGTGGACAAAATAATGACTGCTACTCAGAAAATTGTTATGAAGATATAATAGAGGTGACTATATACCATAATGATACCTGTATTTCACTGACTGTAACTGCTGATTCTAAAATGTGTCATTATTTGGATCTTGTGtctcaccaaaaaagaaagataaacagaaataaacataCCAAATTATGTAAAATTAAGGAACGTTCACGTAGCAAAAggcatcaccacacacacacacaaaagaggcaATCGGGTAATTGGAGGATTTTTGCATGATATATGTTTGACAAAAGGCTGAcccacaaaaatacaaagaatttaTACAGCtcagcaaagcaaaacaaaaactgaaaaacccAAAAAGTCAATCCAATCAAAATGGACACAATGTCAAATTAGACACTTCTCCGAGGGGAACTAAAAGATGAAACTCATGGAGATATTATGctagcatcactaatcattatgCAAAggtaaatcaaaatcacaatgaaatagACTTCACACCAGGAGAATAGTGGGAAAATGTTGGTGAAGATCTGGGAAAAAGAACATTGTTGGTGGTAAGGTAAAATGGTGCAACCTTTACAGAAAATGATGTGAAAAATCCTTCAAGTAGTTAAAATGGAAACTCTATATAGTGGATAAATAACATTCATAGGTATCTTACCCAAAAGATGCAAATATTTGCACCCCTATGTCATAGAGCCATTGTTCATGAGCGCCAAAGCATGGAATCAGCCGAAATGTCCATCAACAGAACAAAGACCTATGGGATGTATACTCAGTGAGGGACTATTCTGTCCCTGACCAAGTTGAAATGTGTCTTTTCAGACAAAATAGATGGCTCTTTAGGGGACTATTCTAATTAAGGAGGTTATGAAAAGATGCCGCTGAACACTGAAATCATATTTTCCACTGAGGGCCAGAACTAAGTTTTGATCAGCTCGAGCTTATGACTGAAGAAAATCAATTACATCATATCATCAGATTGCTTCACTCACGTGTGGAATATAAAtcactaaagcaaacaaaatggaGGAAAAATCTAACTCCTGGACTTAGAGAATGACAGCCATCGGCAGAGAGaaatctggggtgggggaagcagaatCAGTTGAGGGTCCTTCCTGGTGGTGGGTGGTTCTGGAAATGTAATAAGGGGAAAGGCGACAATGACATACATGTAAAGACATGAAGTTAAGCCTCTgaaaattcataatattttaaactaatgataaatcaaaggaaaagataatagaaaagaaaaaagtatgcaaaaaaaaaggaaaattatggaAAGAATCATTACTACTTAAGGAAGAACACTGTTGTCAGTTGCATGTGCTTGAGTTCGGGTTGTCAGAACCTGGACACCACGCGGATCTTGGCAGTGGGGTTCTCAAGAGGCCTCTCATGGCACCTGCAGTGCTAACACGCTGAACCCCACCGACAGGCTTAGGAAGCAGGACCAGCCTTCAGGTGAGtcactggggatccaacctaggtcaAGAGCTCAGGCCTGTTTATCTTCAAAGTCTATgtctttttaacttaaaattattaattgCGTATACTGCACAAGAGTGACATGCTGTAAGTTTTAAACAAAACATGTCCTTTTAAATACCAAACCATGTGAATTCTCTAAAAACCTGAGTTGGTTTCCTGAAGGAGAGAGGATGTGTTCACTGAACTGAAGGCGGGCCAGAGTGGTAGAAACTGGGGAGGCCGCTGGCCTTgccgattcccggcatcctacggcccctgagcactgccaggagtcattcctgagtgtagagccaggagcaacccttgagcatcgtggggtgtgtgtgacccaaaaaggcaaaaaaaaaaaaaaagaactgaaggaTGTGTATGTTCCAAGACAAATGCGCCTGTGTGTCATTTCTCACTTGCAGTCGCCTTAGAGTTTCATCCCATTGGAATTTCCATTTTCCCCTCCCAGAGAAGCTAGGGTATGAACTGAGATGCAACTACATTCTCTGTTGCCACTCTTAAAACTTGCAGCTCCAAACTCAAGTTTTTTcacacattttacttttttaatttttaaaaatatttatttattggcttacaatactattaatgatggctTCTGGTGCTCAAGGAGACAATACAGTGCTGGGAACCCGTCTCAGCACCTAGCACATGCAGACTGTGTGCTCAGTTCCTttgcattatctctccaaccctgccactgttatttttattgcaaGTTACTTCAATATATTCAGCAATCCCACAAGCTAGAAGTGTTATTTCTCATTTTGTAGCAAGGAACGTGATTAAAATGAGCTGGAGTAACAATGGAGGGCAGACCTGTGGTTTACAGATTCAGGTCTCTGTCACGACAGTGTCCTCTAGGGTTCTTCCAACTTAGTGTCAGGACCCACAGGAGCAGTCAGTTATATGCTCTCTCCGAGCCTGTGAGCTCTTCTTCTTTCAGTGGCCAGACATGGGGAAGCCCTTTATGTAGCTGTGTGTGTGGAGCAGAGGACTGCATTGTTGTGTTCAGCGTCCCTTAGGCCCCTCCCTGTCATGCTGGCTCAGCTGTGGGGCCTGACAGTTTAGTGTCGGGCCCAAGATTTGGTGCTGTTGCAGttcggcggtgctgggggtcaccagagttaccccagcagtgtttggggcccGGTGCAGTTCTAGGGATTATTGTCTGCTCCAGTCATTTGAGCTAACCCTCcatcttctattttctttaaagctATAttatagaggccagagagagagtccagtgggcagtgtttgccttgcatgtgactgaccagattTGACCCCCCACACACCATGGGGTCTCCTAAACCTCGCCAGTagcaatccctgagttcagatcaagaagtaagccctgagtactgccagtgtggccccaaaaccaaataaaataaaataaaataaaaaataataaaagctatatTATATTCACACATCAGCTCAGGAGGCCATTACATGAGGGTAGACTTTCTTGAGATATTTTCTGCTACTTACACCTCTTGGTGTAATCGCTTGGGGAAATGACTTATGCTGCTTGTAGTTTTCTGTTTCAGTGTCACAATCTTGCACTAACTCAGAATGCTTTAAGGCCAGAGGAGACTTGCATCCTTAACTTCCTTATTGTTGAGTAACATATAGATGGGAACTCTGAGGCCCTTCTGTCACAGATCATGCTCTTCTGGTTTCCCCAAGAAGTCACTTCAATAAAACAACCACATAGGCAGTAGAAAATGACAGCAAAGCCTAGAGCCTGGATTACAGAATGGAGAAAACCAAGTGAGGAGAGGGAGATAGGAGGAATGAAGAGTTGGCCTAGAAATGATGTAAGGACAAGGatcttgggcactctggtggtggagaGTTATAGTAACTATATTCCTGAAAACAATatatgttaacactattgtaaccatgagCACTAAACtatgataattataattttaacataaaaatatcaaatagtcATGTTTAAAGAGCAACAAAGGGTTCTCACTCTCCTCAGAAGAAGCAATTgcaggctggagtgggtagggcattcacttcacatgtggctgacctggcttggtccccagcaacccataaaGTCccacaagctctgccaggagtgattcctgtatactgagccgggaataagccctgagtatcgctaggtgtggctccaaaacaaatagaacaatatacaaaaaagagaaagaaccaaTTGCAACTGCCTATTTGAGTATCTGTAAACAAGTACCATGAAATAAAAACAGCATTTGTGTGTTGTGCAACTCAATGAAAATATCAATTTGCTTGGATAGCTTGGATAGTCAGGTGTTTCTGAAGCCTATGCTTTAGGcctttatatatacatttcctCTCTGCTAAGTTCTGGTGAGTGGGCCATAAAGCATATAGCTTGCACAAACATTTACGgtcaaacattcgcataaacatgttgagaaagccatttttcaagaaccggaggactgggacatttttacaagagcaggatggttagccaacaggaacagatagacAGGACTTGACATTCTTGGGATAGGCTTGTGATTTAATGATCAGCCTTTTGGATATCTATTGTTATCTTCCCTAGTTGCCCcaggtgccattagttacttttaGTTTTGCCTTAAGGCCATGATGCAGGTAGATTGaaacctaagcatacataagtGCTATGGAGTTACACTAAAGTAGCTTTTGTTcacctctatgtgtgtgtgtgtgtgtgtgtgtgtgtgtgtgtgtgtgtgtgtgtctcctctcCCTATTACTCTCGCACCATCTCCTCGTGAACCCCATTGTCCAGTCCTGCAGGTCGGGACAGTAAGTCTTATATAGCAATGTAATAAAACTTTCTCTAAGTTGCTTATCTTGCTCCCTCCTTTCATTGATGCCATTCTGTGTTCCTTACTGGGGTGGCTCCCTGTGAGAAAAGTCTATTTCTTATTGATAGAGCCTTTGAGTCTATATCAGTGAGCCTATATCAGTGTTCTAGGGTCTGGGCATACAGCACCTGCTCAATCAACACTTCCAAAACTGAGAGAACACACGATTCTTTTATATCCATTTTTCATTCCAGGCAGCTTTCCTCAGAATGTTATGGGAAGATCCTGGGTTCTGAGTCAAATAAGATCCAATGCTGTGAATGATCCCTCGTGTTTTTCCAGTGAAGCAAGAGCCATATTTCTTACCTCAGCCTCATGCCAGTTCCTTGACTTCCGGAAATACCCATAGCAGTTGGAATTATGGTAAAACCATCCGGTAGCACAGCTGGGTCTCATGATGATTTCTGCACataaaaaatgtcaattttaaGTTATGATGACAAAAAATGTCAATCCTGGGTCTCCTGGCCACAACTTGGGGGGTCAGGGAGGGCATGGTGAAATTAGGCTTTCCCCATAATTCATTAGACAAAGAACATGATGAATGTGTTAAAAGAGCAGGTTTCCCAAGAGagtaaaagttaattaaaaagtctttatccagttatctgttctcagtcaCTCAGGTCATTTCCAGATTCCAGCTagtatgaataatgctgcaatgaacctagCAGTGCAGATGGCATGTCTGCTgtgtgctgggtcaaatgaaaggtcaatttctagtttttttgaggaatgtccatattgttttcccaaaagattGGACCACTTGGCATTCTCTCCAGCAACaagtggttggaatctaccacaagtgtgttgggggggttggagggaggtgcagagggtagataagatagaaaagggaccagaatgatattaataattagaaatgatcatGCTATacgagaactgagtgttgaaagtaggtaaagggatatacatggcgatctttcagtatctgtattgcaaaccacaattgtccagagaggggtggggaggggaggaagggagagatggagggaggaagggagagagagaggaggagacagagagagagaagggggagggagagaaagagagagagaagagcctgtcatagaggcaggctgggcg
This region includes:
- the REG4 gene encoding regenerating islet-derived protein 4, which encodes MAPKSTWLFVLLSCAACTQVLGEIIMRPSCATGWFYHNSNCYGYFRKSRNWHEAELECQSHGNGAHLASVLSAKEASTIAGYIAGYQKVKSVWIGLHDPQKRQQWKWIDGAMYLYRTWSGKFARGDKYCAEMNYHNNFLSWTSNDCSKRQHFLCKYRP